From the Natrarchaeobaculum aegyptiacum genome, one window contains:
- a CDS encoding FAD-dependent monooxygenase, giving the protein MSSDTTEKPALVAGAGPVGMTAALALHARGVDTAILEAEPEDRDRDGSRAIYIHGATCRILERIHPGLGKALVDDGLVWPTRRTMFRGKEVFNRTYDSPGGSGDIPHFTSLPQVVTEQHMLDALDEAGIEIHWEAAVETVDSSPDGVTVETSDGRTWETEYLIGADGGGSTVRKEIGAEFSGEQSENAFIIADIRDDQVDEDFEGLERLFHYDAPEADGRNVLLVPFTGGWRLDIQCYDDDDPEEMASEETMREFVRDIMGEEYTDKLEWISSYFFLQVQADTFVDEHRRVLLAGEAAHLLAPFGARGMNSGVPDADEAASAIAVALDARTEAVAHDEVELFAARREKAAEFNIGAAGQALEYLQGEDPVTVLRKEVAAELADSFEAAGEWLDDAPYGPHEAPPIVSSGNY; this is encoded by the coding sequence ATGAGCAGTGATACGACCGAGAAGCCGGCCCTCGTCGCTGGCGCGGGCCCAGTCGGGATGACGGCAGCGCTCGCGTTGCACGCACGCGGGGTCGATACGGCGATCCTCGAGGCAGAACCAGAGGATCGTGACCGCGACGGCAGTCGCGCGATCTACATTCACGGTGCGACCTGCCGAATCCTCGAACGCATCCACCCGGGGCTGGGGAAAGCCCTCGTGGACGACGGGCTGGTCTGGCCGACCCGACGGACCATGTTCCGGGGCAAAGAAGTCTTCAACCGAACCTACGACTCGCCAGGTGGCTCCGGTGACATTCCCCACTTCACTAGCCTCCCGCAGGTCGTCACCGAACAGCACATGCTGGACGCACTCGACGAAGCCGGGATCGAGATCCACTGGGAAGCGGCTGTCGAGACCGTCGACTCCTCACCCGACGGCGTCACCGTCGAGACGAGTGACGGCCGGACCTGGGAGACCGAGTACCTGATCGGTGCCGACGGCGGTGGCTCCACTGTCCGCAAGGAGATCGGCGCGGAGTTCTCCGGCGAACAGTCCGAGAACGCGTTCATCATCGCAGACATCCGTGACGATCAGGTCGACGAGGACTTCGAGGGGTTAGAGCGTCTGTTCCACTACGACGCACCCGAAGCCGACGGCCGGAACGTCCTGCTGGTTCCCTTCACCGGCGGCTGGCGGCTGGACATCCAGTGTTACGACGACGACGATCCCGAGGAGATGGCCAGCGAGGAGACCATGCGTGAGTTCGTCCGTGACATCATGGGCGAGGAATACACCGACAAACTCGAGTGGATCTCGAGTTACTTCTTCCTGCAGGTCCAGGCCGACACGTTCGTCGACGAGCACCGTCGCGTCCTGCTGGCCGGCGAGGCCGCCCACCTGCTCGCACCCTTCGGTGCCCGTGGCATGAACTCCGGCGTCCCGGACGCCGACGAGGCCGCCTCGGCCATCGCCGTCGCGCTCGACGCCCGCACCGAGGCCGTCGCTCACGACGAAGTCGAACTGTTCGCCGCACGTCGCGAGAAAGCCGCCGAGTTCAACATCGGTGCCGCCGGCCAGGCCCTCGAGTACCTGCAGGGTGAGGACCCGGTCACCGTCCTGCGCAAGGAAGTCGCCGCCGAACTCGCCGACAGCTTCGAGGCCGCCGGCGAGTGGCTCGACGACGCTCCGTACGGCCCCCACGAGGCCCCACCGATCGTCTCGAGCGGCAACTACTGA
- a CDS encoding acetate--CoA ligase family protein produces MSGDPIEAAREAGRGALTEADAKALLAEHGLASPENELVDSAEAAVEAAESIGSPVVVKVASPAVQHKSEWGDGAGVAVGLTDADAVRDAAETILETAADQNIETSVLVEAGVDIDAGLEVIVGGTRDPSFGPTVLVGLGGVAVEVLQDTSHRLAPISTAEALAMIDDLESSPLFDGYRGSPAVDREAVAEAIVTVGDLLAERDEIAELEVNPLLAQSDGAVALDALVTLESADE; encoded by the coding sequence ATGAGCGGCGACCCGATCGAGGCCGCACGTGAAGCGGGTCGCGGCGCACTGACGGAAGCCGACGCGAAGGCGCTGCTCGCCGAGCACGGCCTCGCCTCCCCGGAGAACGAACTGGTCGATTCGGCCGAGGCGGCCGTCGAAGCAGCCGAATCGATCGGCTCCCCCGTCGTCGTCAAAGTTGCCTCGCCTGCCGTCCAGCACAAGAGCGAGTGGGGCGACGGCGCTGGCGTCGCCGTGGGTCTCACTGACGCCGACGCAGTTCGCGATGCGGCCGAAACCATTCTCGAGACCGCAGCCGACCAGAACATCGAGACGTCCGTCCTCGTCGAGGCCGGCGTCGACATCGACGCGGGACTCGAGGTGATCGTCGGCGGGACCCGTGACCCCTCGTTCGGCCCGACCGTACTGGTCGGCCTGGGCGGCGTCGCCGTCGAGGTCCTCCAGGACACCAGCCACCGCCTCGCACCCATCTCGACCGCCGAGGCGCTGGCGATGATCGACGACCTCGAGTCGTCGCCGCTGTTCGACGGCTACCGCGGCTCCCCCGCCGTGGACCGCGAGGCAGTCGCCGAGGCCATCGTCACCGTCGGCGACCTGCTCGCAGAGCGTGACGAAATCGCCGAACTCGAGGTCAACCCGCTTCTCGCCCAGTCCGACGGCGCGGTGGCACTCGATGCGCTGGTGACCCTCGAGTCCGCCGACGAGTAG
- a CDS encoding SDR family NAD(P)-dependent oxidoreductase, with protein MRLEDKTVVITGAASGIGRETARRCAEEDAHVVVTDVDTAGGEDAVAELEEIGAEATFYELDVTDSDRVHEVVDEVADTIGLDVMVNNAGTGHPGDSLEDIDDGVRDFVIDINVNGVWNGCHAALPHMKEQGHGSIVNVGSLASILGLPKQAAYSTTKAAVLNLTRTIAAEAGPYGVRANAVCPGFTETQMLEQYLETQGDPEAAREAMAEQYPLKRLGEPEEIANSILFLASDESSFVSGHGLVVDGGFSTC; from the coding sequence ATGCGACTGGAAGACAAGACGGTGGTCATCACGGGTGCGGCATCGGGGATCGGACGCGAAACGGCACGCCGATGCGCCGAGGAGGACGCCCACGTCGTCGTGACGGACGTCGACACTGCCGGCGGCGAGGACGCCGTCGCCGAACTCGAGGAGATCGGGGCCGAAGCGACGTTTTACGAACTCGACGTCACCGACAGCGACCGTGTCCACGAGGTCGTCGACGAGGTCGCCGACACGATCGGTCTCGACGTGATGGTCAACAACGCCGGCACCGGACATCCCGGGGACAGTCTCGAGGACATCGACGACGGCGTTCGGGACTTCGTGATCGACATCAACGTCAACGGCGTCTGGAACGGCTGCCACGCTGCCTTGCCCCACATGAAAGAACAGGGTCACGGCTCGATCGTCAACGTCGGCTCGCTGGCAAGCATCCTCGGGCTTCCCAAGCAAGCCGCCTACTCGACGACGAAGGCAGCCGTCCTCAACCTCACCCGGACGATCGCCGCCGAAGCCGGCCCCTACGGTGTCCGTGCCAACGCCGTCTGTCCCGGCTTTACGGAAACCCAGATGCTAGAGCAGTACCTCGAGACCCAGGGTGACCCGGAGGCGGCTCGAGAGGCGATGGCCGAGCAGTACCCGCTCAAGCGGCTGGGTGAACCCGAGGAGATCGCCAACTCGATCCTGTTTCTCGCGAGCGACGAATCGTCGTTCGTCAGCGGGCACGGCCTCGTCGTCGACGGCGGGTTCTCGACCTGCTGA
- a CDS encoding CoA-binding protein, with the protein MPAKSLFDPSGIAVVGASKTPGKIGYEAMQNAIRFDGPVYPVNPSAEGTVMDREFVSSVTEIDGPVDLALCCVPAPIVPDVIDECAEAGIGGAVIFAGGFAEAGPEGQQLQDRIVETALEGDVSVLGPNTSGFLVPGSDLHATFATDVEHVPAGNVAIVAQSGGLAYALAFRSENEDRGVSAMVGLGNRATVGFEEAIEYFDGDEATDAIVLHVEGSDDARSLLETCEAVDTPIVAYNVGEHDVGEFAESHTGALTGSYELYEAGFAQYGVPTVGSSQELLDAGNALADCPEPDGPNVGVVTAQAGPGIAIADRLQALGATLPDLTPETQEVVEEILPGITFSDNPVDTGRPMPEFGDVVTAVAEDENVDVVLVYELYEAALGYPTDAVETVVEDLEVPIVFGTAGPNEVLEEEVAELEALGVPTFRTPERAADAVGGLVQYARRNRKPRTAAEETEVSR; encoded by the coding sequence ATGCCAGCGAAGAGTCTGTTCGATCCCAGCGGCATAGCCGTCGTTGGGGCGTCGAAGACGCCGGGGAAGATCGGGTACGAGGCCATGCAGAACGCGATCAGGTTCGACGGCCCCGTCTATCCGGTCAATCCCTCGGCGGAGGGAACCGTGATGGACCGGGAGTTCGTCTCCTCGGTCACCGAAATCGACGGCCCAGTCGATCTCGCGCTGTGTTGCGTTCCGGCGCCGATCGTTCCGGACGTGATCGACGAGTGTGCCGAGGCCGGTATCGGCGGTGCGGTCATCTTCGCCGGTGGTTTCGCCGAGGCCGGCCCTGAGGGACAGCAGCTGCAAGACCGGATCGTCGAAACCGCACTCGAAGGCGACGTCTCAGTGCTCGGGCCGAACACGAGCGGCTTCCTCGTCCCCGGCTCGGACCTTCACGCGACGTTCGCCACCGACGTCGAGCACGTCCCGGCCGGCAACGTCGCTATCGTCGCCCAGAGCGGCGGGCTCGCCTACGCGCTCGCGTTCCGCTCGGAGAACGAAGACCGGGGCGTCTCCGCGATGGTCGGACTCGGCAACCGGGCCACCGTCGGCTTCGAGGAGGCCATCGAGTACTTCGACGGCGACGAGGCGACCGACGCGATCGTCCTCCACGTCGAAGGGAGCGACGACGCCCGTAGCCTGCTCGAGACCTGCGAGGCCGTCGACACGCCGATCGTCGCCTACAACGTCGGCGAACACGACGTCGGCGAGTTCGCCGAGTCCCACACGGGCGCACTGACTGGCTCGTACGAACTCTACGAGGCCGGCTTCGCCCAGTACGGCGTCCCCACGGTCGGCTCGAGTCAGGAACTGCTCGACGCCGGGAACGCCCTCGCCGACTGTCCCGAACCCGATGGGCCGAACGTCGGCGTCGTCACCGCTCAGGCCGGGCCGGGAATCGCCATCGCCGACCGGCTGCAGGCCCTCGGGGCGACCCTCCCCGACCTGACCCCGGAAACCCAGGAGGTCGTCGAGGAGATCCTCCCCGGAATTACGTTCTCGGACAACCCGGTCGACACCGGCCGCCCGATGCCCGAATTCGGCGACGTCGTCACGGCCGTCGCCGAGGACGAGAACGTCGACGTCGTCCTCGTCTACGAACTGTACGAGGCCGCACTCGGCTACCCGACCGACGCCGTCGAGACCGTCGTCGAGGACCTCGAGGTGCCGATCGTCTTCGGCACCGCCGGCCCCAACGAGGTCCTCGAGGAGGAAGTCGCCGAACTCGAGGCCCTCGGCGTCCCGACGTTCCGGACGCCGGAGCGGGCAGCCGACGCCGTCGGCGGACTCGTCCAGTACGCCAGGCGAAATCGGAAACCGAGAACGGCCGCCGAGGAGACGGAGGTGAGCCGATGA
- a CDS encoding MBL fold metallo-hydrolase: MATEILPDVYDLTLTDDEARYRAFLFTGTGPETLVDTGLPDTTETLFDEIGDVGVDPERVILTHGDVDHVGGLEAVVDRYDVAVYAPEGCDVDDDLVDESFGDGDALEPFTAVATPGHTPEHHVLIDEDADVAVLGDAVFGSDARGLPEGYFVLPTAFYSEDLAAADESLASVLEYEFETGLVFHGSSVTSGASDKLESFVEFVGKP, from the coding sequence ATGGCCACGGAGATCCTGCCAGACGTGTACGACCTGACGCTGACGGACGACGAGGCACGTTACCGGGCGTTTCTGTTCACCGGAACCGGCCCGGAGACGCTCGTCGACACCGGCCTGCCGGACACGACCGAGACGCTGTTCGACGAGATAGGCGACGTCGGCGTCGACCCCGAACGCGTCATCCTCACCCACGGCGACGTCGATCACGTCGGCGGACTCGAGGCCGTCGTCGACCGCTACGACGTCGCGGTGTACGCCCCGGAAGGCTGCGACGTCGACGACGACCTCGTCGACGAGTCCTTCGGTGACGGCGACGCCCTCGAGCCGTTCACCGCGGTCGCGACACCGGGTCACACGCCCGAACATCACGTCCTGATCGACGAAGACGCCGACGTCGCCGTGCTGGGAGACGCCGTCTTCGGCTCCGACGCACGCGGCCTGCCGGAAGGGTACTTCGTCCTCCCGACGGCGTTCTACTCCGAAGACCTCGCCGCGGCCGACGAATCACTCGCATCGGTACTCGAGTACGAATTCGAGACGGGACTGGTCTTCCACGGCTCGTCGGTGACCTCGGGTGCGAGCGACAAGCTCGAGTCGTTCGTCGAGTTCGTCGGCAAGCCCTGA
- a CDS encoding fumarylacetoacetate hydrolase family protein encodes MRLARFNDDRLGLVTEDGVVDVTDDLGLETNDPLKEYARKDLDASEYADDDPDYDLEEVTLESPVRRPGKVIAAPLNYENHVEEAIADKDIVTEDWFTIEDKGYFLKAPSSVAGPEDGITLPFNDRRVDHEIELAFVMGEDVKDIEAEDVWDAILGYTILLDVSVRGNQDRSNRKSYDTFTIVGPWVTTSDEIDDPHDLEMELQLNGETKQQQNTGGMIYSCADVVEYASIGATIEAGDVITTGTPEGVSPLTDGDTIEAEIEQVGEMTVEVTERDVAFADVDVEKSQQGE; translated from the coding sequence ATGCGACTCGCCAGATTCAACGACGACCGACTGGGACTCGTAACCGAAGACGGCGTCGTCGACGTCACCGACGACCTCGGACTCGAGACGAACGACCCGCTGAAGGAGTACGCCCGCAAGGACCTCGACGCCAGCGAGTACGCGGACGACGACCCGGACTACGATCTCGAGGAGGTCACCCTTGAGTCGCCCGTCCGCCGTCCGGGCAAGGTCATCGCCGCGCCGCTGAACTACGAGAACCACGTCGAGGAGGCCATCGCCGACAAGGACATCGTTACCGAAGACTGGTTCACCATCGAGGACAAGGGTTACTTCCTCAAGGCCCCCTCGAGCGTCGCCGGCCCCGAAGACGGGATCACGCTCCCGTTCAACGACCGCCGCGTCGACCACGAGATCGAACTCGCCTTCGTCATGGGCGAGGACGTCAAGGACATCGAGGCCGAGGACGTCTGGGACGCCATCCTGGGCTATACGATCCTGCTCGACGTCTCCGTTCGGGGCAACCAGGACCGCTCGAACCGCAAGTCCTACGACACCTTCACCATCGTCGGCCCGTGGGTCACCACCAGCGACGAGATCGACGACCCCCACGACCTCGAGATGGAACTGCAGCTCAACGGCGAGACCAAACAGCAACAGAACACCGGCGGCATGATCTACAGCTGTGCCGACGTCGTCGAGTACGCCTCGATCGGTGCGACGATCGAAGCCGGCGACGTCATCACGACCGGGACCCCCGAGGGCGTCAGCCCGCTGACCGACGGCGACACGATCGAAGCCGAGATCGAGCAGGTCGGCGAGATGACCGTCGAAGTCACCGAGCGCGACGTCGCCTTCGCAGACGTCGACGTCGAGAAGAGCCAGCAGGGCGAGTAA
- a CDS encoding small multi-drug export protein produces MTLTPALVDVGSTLEGTSGVVQYLLVFVFAMIPLIEPFIVIPVAIGLGLDPVATGLAAFGGSVTAVTLIVLAHERVVTWWMRRRASPDDGADSSARYDRARRLWDRYGNAGLAFAGPLLAGLHLTALVGAVVGRDTRILLGWLTIGLGAWTGAIVAASVFGLSLLGLA; encoded by the coding sequence ATGACCCTCACTCCAGCACTCGTCGACGTCGGTTCCACCCTCGAGGGGACGTCCGGCGTCGTCCAGTACCTCCTCGTCTTCGTCTTCGCGATGATCCCGTTGATCGAGCCGTTCATCGTGATCCCCGTGGCCATCGGCCTCGGTCTCGACCCCGTTGCGACCGGCCTCGCCGCCTTCGGAGGCAGCGTCACTGCGGTCACGCTCATCGTCCTCGCCCACGAGCGCGTAGTAACCTGGTGGATGCGTCGACGTGCCAGCCCGGACGACGGCGCCGACTCGAGCGCACGGTACGATCGCGCCCGTCGGCTCTGGGACCGGTACGGCAACGCCGGTCTCGCGTTCGCCGGCCCACTTCTCGCCGGCTTGCACCTCACGGCGCTCGTCGGCGCAGTCGTCGGTCGTGACACCCGCATACTGCTCGGCTGGCTCACGATCGGTCTCGGCGCCTGGACGGGCGCCATCGTCGCCGCTTCGGTGTTCGGACTCTCGTTGCTCGGGCTCGCGTGA
- a CDS encoding IclR family transcriptional regulator translates to MVGRQADGRTIKSNGTLFAIVEALRETGGAGVTELADELGLAKSTVHKHLVSLERNRYVVNECGTYRLGLQFFSTGVDVRNQYDVYHAAKERVDRLAEEIDEATWLIVHENGLGMFIYGVPRNESFSFDGTIGTWVPLHANSAGKAILAHLPEDEVEEIIDRHGLPARTEHTITDRDELFDDLEATRERGYAMNFQEDLRGLHAIATPVIRDGRPVAALTIAGAANRVTRERIEDELHEPLLEAVDDVELRLVYG, encoded by the coding sequence ATGGTTGGACGCCAGGCCGATGGACGAACGATCAAATCGAACGGAACGCTGTTCGCTATCGTCGAAGCCCTTCGTGAGACGGGCGGAGCTGGCGTGACCGAGTTAGCCGACGAACTGGGGTTGGCAAAGAGTACGGTTCACAAGCACCTCGTCAGCCTCGAGCGTAACCGCTACGTGGTCAACGAGTGTGGGACCTACCGTCTCGGATTGCAGTTTTTCAGCACCGGCGTCGACGTCCGTAACCAGTACGACGTCTACCACGCAGCGAAAGAACGGGTCGACCGACTCGCCGAGGAAATCGACGAGGCGACGTGGCTCATCGTCCACGAGAACGGCCTCGGGATGTTCATCTACGGTGTCCCGCGGAACGAATCGTTCTCGTTCGACGGAACGATCGGGACGTGGGTCCCGCTGCACGCAAACTCCGCGGGAAAGGCCATCCTCGCCCACCTCCCCGAAGACGAGGTCGAAGAGATCATCGACCGCCACGGCTTGCCCGCGCGGACCGAACACACGATCACCGACCGCGACGAGCTGTTCGACGACCTCGAGGCCACCAGAGAGCGTGGATACGCGATGAACTTCCAGGAGGATCTGCGTGGACTCCACGCCATCGCGACTCCCGTCATCAGGGACGGTCGACCGGTCGCCGCACTCACGATCGCCGGTGCCGCAAATCGCGTGACCAGAGAGCGTATCGAGGACGAACTCCACGAACCGCTGCTCGAGGCCGTCGACGACGTCGAACTCCGGCTCGTCTACGGCTGA
- a CDS encoding SDR family NAD(P)-dependent oxidoreductase — MTNAAYLVVGGASGLGKATAEALASRGANVVVSDLGTSVSGEGADSSVAREAAADIDAAVDGTSVVAHAGDAADAADAEEAVETTLESFGRLDGVANFAGILRDGMCWNLTEDDWDAVIDSHLRSNFTLLRAAVRHWRAVDDGSAGGDEDDGASDAHGRDRSYLAVSSRGALGNVGQLAYASANAGILGFVRSASTELHRQGVRVNALVPNGFTRMTASIPEEHRPYTREEKPPEAVAPAAVSLLTAADDVTGVTLTAAGDEIGVLSDPRQVRTGVREDGWTVDAIDETLESVADGYALTRTERFL; from the coding sequence GTGACCAACGCCGCCTACCTCGTAGTCGGCGGTGCCAGCGGACTCGGCAAGGCGACGGCGGAGGCGCTCGCCAGTCGAGGCGCGAACGTCGTCGTCTCCGACCTCGGGACGTCCGTCTCGGGGGAGGGCGCGGACTCGAGCGTCGCTCGCGAGGCCGCCGCCGACATCGACGCTGCAGTCGACGGTACCTCCGTCGTCGCACATGCCGGTGACGCCGCCGACGCCGCCGACGCCGAGGAGGCAGTCGAGACGACACTCGAGTCGTTCGGTCGACTCGACGGGGTCGCCAACTTCGCCGGCATCCTCCGGGACGGCATGTGCTGGAATCTCACCGAGGACGACTGGGATGCCGTGATTGATAGCCACCTGCGGAGCAACTTCACGCTCCTCCGTGCGGCCGTCCGCCACTGGCGAGCGGTCGACGACGGCTCTGCCGGAGGGGATGAGGACGACGGTGCCAGCGATGCCCACGGCCGCGACCGGTCGTACCTCGCGGTCAGTTCTCGCGGCGCGCTCGGGAACGTCGGCCAGCTGGCATACGCGAGCGCCAACGCCGGCATCCTGGGGTTCGTCCGATCGGCCTCGACGGAACTCCACCGGCAGGGCGTTCGCGTCAACGCACTGGTCCCGAACGGCTTCACCCGGATGACCGCCTCGATTCCCGAGGAACACCGCCCGTACACTCGCGAGGAGAAACCGCCCGAAGCCGTCGCTCCTGCTGCCGTCTCCCTGCTCACAGCGGCCGACGACGTCACCGGCGTCACGCTGACCGCAGCGGGCGACGAGATCGGCGTTCTCTCGGACCCGCGGCAGGTCCGGACCGGCGTCCGCGAGGACGGCTGGACTGTCGACGCCATCGACGAGACGCTCGAGTCGGTCGCCGACGGCTACGCCCTCACCCGAACCGAACGGTTCCTCTAA
- a CDS encoding methyl-accepting chemotaxis protein — protein MSPSTLIEDRDLFADYLTEAGESLEELDDLTRAERERDLWRHLFEDLVDAFPEPALVVDDDGTITHWNDKHEPLTGVTAEMALGEQAIDVLGTDGVEETLAEEIARTGESIRESRIRSGGGDDGWHLRAAGAPLRTPDGEVVGAFEYVSVVTELVEQREEVRRVQEAISETVTETVADLQAVTETNADTNAELEALVDDQVETLESVQNQMESLSATVEEVAASAEEVSGQSEAAADLAEESKEATDAIVSSVDDVREAADALATNSRELEERIEEIDTIVDVIDGIADETNLLALNANIQAAQVGSGADGFSVVANEVKELADQSKAEVETIEDIVDEVRETTAETTRSVETTLEYVEEAIDHAEAVDENQTEIKNAVDEASAGIDQIASATDEQAATAEEVASMLGSAVEASQDIAEEVQTLAATNAEQADRVQTVKEDVRELESQLS, from the coding sequence ATGTCTCCCAGCACCCTCATCGAGGATCGGGATCTCTTCGCGGACTATCTGACCGAGGCGGGTGAATCCCTCGAGGAGCTCGACGACCTGACGCGGGCAGAACGCGAGCGTGACCTCTGGCGACACCTCTTCGAAGACCTCGTCGACGCGTTTCCGGAGCCGGCGCTGGTCGTCGACGACGACGGAACCATCACACACTGGAACGACAAGCACGAGCCGTTGACCGGCGTCACCGCCGAGATGGCACTCGGCGAACAGGCGATCGACGTCCTCGGGACCGACGGCGTCGAGGAGACCCTCGCAGAAGAGATCGCGCGCACAGGTGAATCGATCCGGGAGAGTCGGATTCGCTCCGGCGGGGGAGACGACGGCTGGCACCTCCGTGCTGCAGGCGCACCGCTTCGGACCCCCGACGGAGAGGTCGTCGGCGCCTTCGAGTACGTCAGCGTCGTCACGGAACTCGTCGAACAGCGCGAGGAGGTGAGGCGGGTCCAGGAGGCGATCAGCGAGACGGTCACGGAGACGGTCGCGGACCTGCAGGCGGTCACCGAGACTAACGCCGACACCAACGCCGAACTCGAGGCGCTGGTCGACGACCAGGTCGAGACCCTCGAGTCCGTCCAGAACCAGATGGAATCGCTCTCTGCGACGGTCGAGGAAGTAGCCGCGAGCGCAGAGGAGGTCAGCGGTCAGAGTGAGGCGGCCGCCGACCTTGCCGAGGAGTCGAAGGAGGCCACCGACGCGATCGTCTCGAGCGTCGACGACGTCCGCGAAGCGGCGGACGCGCTGGCGACGAACAGCCGTGAACTCGAAGAACGCATCGAGGAGATCGACACGATCGTCGACGTCATCGACGGGATCGCCGACGAGACGAACCTGCTCGCGCTCAACGCGAACATCCAGGCCGCACAGGTGGGCAGTGGTGCCGATGGGTTCAGCGTCGTCGCCAACGAGGTCAAGGAACTGGCCGACCAGTCGAAAGCGGAGGTCGAGACGATCGAGGACATCGTCGACGAGGTTCGCGAGACTACCGCCGAAACGACCCGAAGCGTCGAGACGACCCTCGAGTACGTCGAGGAGGCGATCGACCACGCCGAGGCCGTCGACGAGAACCAGACGGAGATCAAGAACGCAGTGGACGAGGCCTCGGCCGGAATCGACCAGATCGCGAGCGCGACCGACGAACAGGCCGCGACCGCAGAGGAGGTCGCCTCCATGCTCGGATCGGCCGTCGAAGCGAGCCAGGACATCGCCGAGGAGGTCCAGACCCTCGCGGCGACCAACGCCGAACAGGCCGACCGGGTCCAGACGGTCAAAGAAGACGTTCGCGAACTCGAGTCCCAGCTCTCCTGA
- a CDS encoding cupin domain-containing protein, protein MSQEVEERLELSSDTEQLLEETDLRPLWEVEKSMGNVYDDVQPQLWQWEEIQRAIDSIEQDVPIEDLPPGFQRRVAVPINVGMENAISNTIYLGVQTVSPGETAPSHRHGANALRFTIDGHEEMKTVVAGEEFPMRNNDLITTPQWEWHDHVNDSDETAAWLDVLDLPLVLDSLNATNVFENHELERQPVTKTQGYWDSQYGQARPAGESDDGSIPGPFEGNCAPTPPYRFGWQETLETLHQRADNDDPDPYDGYSMAYVNPNTGEPPLFPTMSFRAQLLQEPTDAHFHNATEVFFVIEGEGATHVDGEALEWGQWDIFVVPPDTPHHHEPDDEAILLGITDRPVFEAFNFYAEADASE, encoded by the coding sequence ATGAGCCAGGAGGTCGAAGAGCGGCTAGAACTGAGTTCGGACACCGAGCAGTTACTCGAGGAGACGGACCTGCGGCCGCTGTGGGAGGTCGAAAAGAGCATGGGCAACGTCTACGACGACGTCCAGCCCCAGCTCTGGCAGTGGGAGGAGATCCAGCGGGCGATCGACAGCATCGAGCAGGACGTTCCGATCGAGGATCTGCCGCCGGGCTTCCAGCGTCGGGTGGCGGTGCCGATCAACGTCGGGATGGAAAACGCCATCTCGAACACGATCTACCTCGGCGTGCAGACGGTCTCGCCCGGCGAGACCGCGCCGTCGCATCGCCACGGGGCCAACGCCTTGCGGTTCACGATCGACGGTCACGAGGAGATGAAGACGGTCGTGGCCGGCGAGGAGTTCCCGATGCGCAACAACGACCTGATCACCACCCCGCAGTGGGAGTGGCACGACCACGTCAACGACTCCGACGAGACCGCCGCCTGGTTAGACGTGCTGGACCTGCCGCTGGTGCTCGACTCGCTCAACGCCACCAACGTCTTCGAGAACCACGAACTCGAGCGCCAGCCGGTGACCAAAACGCAGGGCTACTGGGACTCCCAGTACGGGCAGGCCCGCCCGGCCGGTGAGAGCGACGATGGCTCCATTCCGGGTCCGTTCGAGGGCAACTGCGCGCCCACCCCACCGTACCGTTTCGGCTGGCAGGAGACCCTCGAGACGCTCCACCAGCGGGCTGACAACGACGATCCGGATCCGTACGACGGCTACAGCATGGCCTACGTCAACCCGAACACTGGGGAGCCGCCGCTGTTCCCGACGATGTCGTTCCGCGCGCAACTCCTGCAGGAGCCCACCGACGCCCACTTCCACAACGCCACGGAGGTCTTCTTCGTCATCGAAGGCGAGGGCGCGACCCACGTCGACGGCGAGGCACTCGAGTGGGGGCAGTGGGACATCTTCGTGGTGCCGCCGGACACGCCACACCACCACGAGCCAGACGACGAGGCAATCTTGCTGGGGATAACCGACCGGCCGGTGTTCGAGGCGTTCAACTTCTACGCCGAGGCCGACGCCAGCGAGTAA
- a CDS encoding acyl-CoA thioesterase → MSFTRTWTVRFSDTDPFGIAHYPRMIDAIHETSDMFMQSIDWPFWKLVDEEGIGLPLVSMDFDFESQVHGGDDVEIELTTDVGNSSVRLEYTGTHDGEVVFTGTEFRVCVPVDGDSSTPIPDELRAALETASE, encoded by the coding sequence ATGAGCTTTACCCGAACGTGGACTGTGCGGTTCTCGGACACCGATCCTTTTGGCATCGCTCACTATCCCCGGATGATCGACGCGATTCACGAGACCTCCGATATGTTCATGCAGTCGATCGACTGGCCGTTCTGGAAACTCGTCGACGAGGAAGGGATCGGTCTGCCGCTCGTCTCGATGGACTTCGACTTCGAGAGTCAGGTCCACGGGGGAGACGACGTCGAGATCGAACTCACCACCGACGTCGGCAACTCGAGCGTCCGACTCGAGTACACCGGCACCCACGACGGCGAGGTCGTGTTCACCGGCACCGAGTTTCGGGTGTGCGTCCCCGTCGACGGCGACTCGAGCACGCCGATCCCCGACGAGCTACGCGCGGCACTCGAGACCGCCAGCGAGTGA